The following are encoded together in the Streptomyces sp. NBC_00341 genome:
- a CDS encoding FxsB family cyclophane-forming radical SAM/SPASM peptide maturase: MPFGQFIVKVHGRCNLACRYCYLYEGPDRTWRDRPAAAAPAVLERTADRIAEHAAAHRLRHVALVLHGGEPLLAGPDRLAALADRVRERVPAGCTVHATVQTNATLLTDAGVTVLARHGISIGISLDGGLAAHNTQRTDHAGRPSWPAAARGARLLADRHPGAYAGILTVVDPRTDPVEMYESLLALRPPALDLLLPHGNWTSPPPGLPVLTGIPMGPGSGRATPYGDWLCAVFDRWWPAARRETRIRLFEECVALLLGLPAATESLGLDPVNAVVVETDGSIEQVDSLKSAYDTAAATGLDVFRHTFDDALRHPGVAARQAGAGALAAACRACPLLTVCGGGHYAHRYRAENGFINPSVYCADLERLVRHVADRLADATAGDPP, translated from the coding sequence CCCGCCGTCCTGGAGCGCACCGCCGACCGGATCGCCGAACACGCCGCCGCCCACCGGCTGCGCCACGTCGCCCTGGTGCTGCACGGCGGCGAACCCCTGCTCGCGGGCCCCGACCGGCTGGCCGCCCTGGCCGACCGGGTACGGGAGCGGGTACCCGCCGGCTGCACCGTCCACGCGACCGTGCAGACCAACGCCACCCTGCTCACCGACGCGGGCGTCACCGTGCTCGCCCGGCACGGCATCAGTATCGGCATCAGCCTGGACGGCGGACTGGCCGCCCACAACACCCAGCGCACCGACCACGCGGGCCGCCCCTCCTGGCCCGCCGCCGCACGCGGCGCCCGGCTCCTCGCGGACCGCCACCCCGGCGCGTACGCGGGCATCCTCACCGTCGTGGACCCGCGCACGGACCCCGTCGAGATGTACGAGTCACTGCTCGCCCTGCGCCCGCCGGCCCTGGACCTGCTCCTGCCGCACGGCAACTGGACCAGCCCGCCGCCCGGACTGCCGGTCCTCACGGGCATCCCCATGGGCCCGGGTTCCGGCCGCGCCACCCCGTACGGCGACTGGCTGTGCGCCGTCTTCGACCGCTGGTGGCCGGCGGCCCGTCGGGAGACCCGGATCCGGCTCTTCGAGGAGTGCGTCGCGCTGCTCCTCGGCCTGCCCGCCGCCACCGAGTCCCTGGGCCTTGACCCCGTCAACGCGGTCGTGGTCGAGACCGACGGGTCGATCGAACAGGTCGACTCCCTCAAGTCCGCCTACGACACGGCCGCCGCCACCGGCCTCGACGTCTTCCGGCACACCTTCGACGACGCCCTGCGCCACCCCGGCGTCGCCGCCCGCCAGGCAGGAGCCGGTGCGCTCGCCGCCGCCTGCCGGGCCTGCCCGCTGCTGACCGTCTGCGGCGGCGGCCACTACGCACACCGCTACCGCGCAGAGAACGGCTTCATCAACCCGTCCGTCTACTGCGCGGACCTCGAACGGCTGGTCCGCCACGTGGCGGACCGGCTCGCCGACGCAACCGCAGGAGACCCCCCATGA
- a CDS encoding HEXXH motif-containing putative peptide modification protein translates to MSPAIPERVLRELGRTEGDTDSLGLLVRDQDTRRLVLLRALLDAAAAAPTTVCPPPLLDRLREDWALLEAAERADRAAARTVLFHPMTGPWAQRLLGGLTGTAAAGPELHTDLAHLGALAAAAAVRAALPCTARLTAREGLLSLPTLGAVRAADGPVELAYTEGEMTIRPGGAPPLSVRALPDGTMSSADPRWLPVLTLPAVLPGAGPVPLDDLDPYRTRGTGLERHGLSAATHIDDHERKAWTESWSGVEPLLRVGGEHRLTEAAVLLRCLVPLGPPPGSGPDGRGAAHCSGTRREAFGAVLSSKPATPAYFASTLVHELQHTKLAALGALVRLHHEDATPRHFAPWRSDPRPFDGLLQGAYSHLALADYWQRFALGARRVTHRDLAWAEHARCRQQVGAVLPVLAGSGALTAEGRVLVNEMITVYHRLEDSPPPTGHLARAEAYVSTAKVIWQQRNASPGS, encoded by the coding sequence ATGAGCCCCGCCATACCCGAGCGCGTACTGCGCGAACTCGGCCGCACCGAGGGCGACACCGACTCCCTCGGCCTGCTCGTCCGCGACCAGGACACCCGCCGCCTCGTCCTCCTGCGGGCCCTGCTCGACGCGGCGGCCGCCGCCCCCACGACCGTGTGCCCGCCCCCTCTGCTCGACCGGCTGCGCGAGGACTGGGCGCTGCTCGAAGCCGCCGAACGCGCCGACCGGGCCGCCGCGCGCACCGTGCTGTTCCACCCCATGACCGGCCCCTGGGCGCAACGGCTCCTGGGCGGCCTCACCGGCACCGCCGCCGCGGGCCCGGAACTCCACACCGACCTGGCCCACCTCGGCGCCCTCGCCGCGGCGGCCGCCGTCCGTGCCGCGCTGCCCTGCACCGCCCGGCTCACCGCCCGCGAAGGACTGCTCTCGCTGCCCACCCTGGGCGCGGTACGGGCGGCCGACGGACCGGTCGAACTCGCCTACACGGAGGGCGAAATGACGATCCGTCCGGGCGGCGCCCCGCCCCTCTCGGTACGGGCCCTGCCGGACGGCACCATGAGCTCGGCCGACCCCCGCTGGCTGCCGGTGCTCACCCTGCCGGCCGTACTGCCGGGCGCCGGCCCCGTACCCCTGGACGACCTCGACCCGTACCGCACCCGGGGCACCGGGCTCGAACGCCACGGTCTCAGCGCCGCCACCCACATCGACGACCACGAACGCAAGGCCTGGACCGAATCCTGGTCCGGGGTCGAGCCACTGCTGCGGGTGGGCGGCGAACACCGGCTCACCGAGGCGGCCGTACTGCTGCGCTGCCTCGTCCCGCTCGGACCGCCGCCCGGCTCCGGGCCGGACGGCCGGGGCGCGGCCCACTGCAGCGGCACCCGGCGCGAGGCGTTCGGCGCCGTCCTCAGCAGCAAGCCCGCGACCCCCGCCTACTTCGCCTCGACCCTCGTGCACGAACTCCAGCACACCAAGCTGGCCGCGCTCGGCGCACTCGTCCGGCTGCACCACGAGGACGCCACCCCACGCCACTTCGCACCGTGGCGCTCCGACCCCAGGCCCTTCGACGGGCTGCTCCAGGGGGCCTACTCGCACCTGGCGCTGGCCGACTACTGGCAGCGGTTCGCGCTCGGCGCCCGGCGCGTCACCCACCGCGATCTGGCCTGGGCGGAACACGCGCGCTGCCGCCAACAGGTCGGCGCCGTACTGCCGGTCCTGGCCGGCTCGGGCGCGCTCACCGCGGAGGGCCGGGTACTCGTCAACGAGATGATCACCGTCTACCACCGTCTGGAGGATTCGCCGCCCCCCACGGGTCACCTGGCTCGCGCGGAGGCCTATGTGAGCACCGCCAAGGTGATATGGCAGCAGAGGAACGCATCACCCGGTAGCTGA